The Desulfonatronovibrio magnus region AAACTCGAGAAGTACAATCCGGAATTGAGGCGCTTCGATCTCTCGGGAATGAGCTTCCTGATCGGCGACACCTACAGGGTGACCAGCCTTGGCTCCATGGTCATCCCGGTCGATTTCGGTTGCCCAGACCTGGTCGCGTTCCTTGAGACTTCCCTGGACCAGGCACGAACGCTCAGCAGGGAATCAGACGCCCTGGACGCCCTGGTTGCCGCGAAACAGGAAATGTTTCGAGCCAAGACAGGCGCGAAAATTCGCAAGGGCATCCTTGTTTCGGCCACGGATTTCGCGTCGGCCGTTGATCGCCTGCTGGGTGCGCTTGCGGGCGAGGTCAGAATCTCCGTGAGGGGACATGCTTTCTCCATCACGGACAGATACGAGGTTGACGGCGACGGGACAATCTCCCTTCGGCATGATTTTTCTGTCTCCGAGCTGACCTCGCTGCTGCTACCCGCATCCCGTACCGCCCTTTCCGCCGGAGAGACGTGACGCGGTTTACGGCAGGCAATATGGTTATTTACAAACATGCAATTTTATTCATTCTTTTTATGATACTATAGAAGCTATTCTAAGTCGGATCATTCGGATATATTGTCAAGCCATTCATAACAAAAAAATGGAGGCAAATAAAAATGATGTTTTCAGCAAATATTAAACGTATGTTTTTCATGCCATCCCTTTTGATTGTATTTCTTGTTGTACTATTGGTTTTGCTCCTGTCACCCAAAAATATAACTGCTCAGAATAATTTATTTTATTCTCCATTGCCACTGACCAATCCTAATAGCGTGATTGCCCAGAGTATGGATATTGTCCAGTACTCCCCGAGTTCACGGGGTAAACATTCCAGCATCCCGGCATTCCAGAATTCCAATTATCGCTGTCACGGCCCATACCCAGCCCGGAGACAGGGAAAAATTTCTAAAGGCCGGTATGGATGATTACATAGGAAAGCCAGTGACGATGGAAGAACTGGAAACCGTGCTTGGCAAAATCAGAGCATAAGAAACAAGACTATGATCAGCAACAATTCCCATAGGAGAGAAAAGTGAAATGTATTTCAGCTTATATCCATCAACAAAGAGTATGGTTTCCCATTGCAGTATTTCTTTGTTTTTTCCTGTATCCCTGGCAGAATATGGTGTGTTTTGCTTTTGAGAATAAATCAAGCATCGGGCAAGAAGCTGACAGCGGACAAA contains the following coding sequences:
- a CDS encoding response regulator, translated to MSSTPRVHGVNIPASRHSRIPIIAVTAHTQPGDREKFLKAGMDDYIGKPVTMEELETVLGKIRA